The following are encoded together in the Aerococcus mictus genome:
- the epsC gene encoding serine O-acetyltransferase EpsC: protein MEDNEDKWIRLAKIIYDNDPAAHSWQEVYDLYPSIKALRAHEQAHYYYNNGDYYLARQLAEESRRETGIEIHPGAQLSDTVFIDHGMGVVIGETAVISDNVKLFHGVTLGGVGREKGCKRHPTIQDHVEIGAGAKLLGNITIGHHSKIGANAVVLEDVPPYATAVGMPARIILHDKNWNRIGDYVI, encoded by the coding sequence ATGGAAGATAATGAAGACAAGTGGATCCGCTTAGCCAAGATCATCTATGATAATGACCCAGCGGCCCACTCCTGGCAGGAAGTCTATGACCTCTACCCCAGTATTAAGGCGCTCCGTGCCCATGAACAAGCCCACTATTATTACAATAATGGGGACTACTACTTGGCCCGGCAACTGGCTGAAGAATCGCGGCGGGAAACCGGGATTGAAATTCATCCAGGAGCTCAACTTAGTGATACGGTCTTTATTGACCATGGCATGGGTGTGGTCATTGGTGAAACCGCTGTGATTAGTGATAACGTCAAGCTCTTCCACGGCGTCACCCTAGGCGGTGTCGGTAGGGAAAAAGGCTGCAAACGCCACCCTACTATCCAAGACCATGTTGAAATTGGGGCAGGTGCCAAACTATTAGGTAATATTACCATTGGCCACCATAGTAAAATTGGGGCTAATGCGGTTGTCCTAGAAGACGTGCCGCCCTATGCGACGGCAGTCGGTATGCCGGCTCGGATTATCCTCCATGATAAAAACTGGAACCGTATTGGTGACTATGTCATCTAA
- the cysK gene encoding cysteine synthase A has protein sequence MVYNNISEAIGNTPIIKLAHEDKDSADIYVKLESRNPGGSVKDRPVKYILKSLLDSGELEKGGTIVESTSGNTGVALSMLGAAFGLHVIIVMPETMSVERRNLIQAYGAELVLTPGSEGMKGAGEKAAEIAREKNAPIFGQFVRHENVQAHEETTAKEILADLDQVDGFVAGIGTGGTVTGVGKTLKAHDKNTVVWGVEPEGSPLLNEGKAGSHKIQGIGANFIPKILDQNVLDKVDIISNEDAIQGAVHLAHEYGILAGFSSGGNYVSAKRLAKELGPGKHVVTVLPDTGERYLSTGAFSNDGE, from the coding sequence ATGGTTTATAATAATATTTCTGAAGCAATTGGTAATACACCAATTATTAAATTAGCACATGAGGACAAAGATTCTGCTGATATTTATGTCAAGTTAGAATCCCGTAACCCAGGGGGCTCAGTCAAAGACCGCCCCGTTAAATACATTCTTAAGAGCTTACTCGACAGTGGCGAATTAGAAAAAGGCGGAACAATTGTTGAATCCACTTCAGGCAATACCGGGGTTGCTCTTTCTATGTTAGGTGCCGCTTTTGGTCTCCATGTGATTATCGTGATGCCAGAAACCATGTCGGTTGAACGTCGTAACTTGATCCAAGCTTACGGAGCTGAACTGGTCTTAACCCCAGGCTCTGAAGGCATGAAAGGTGCCGGCGAAAAGGCAGCAGAAATTGCTAGAGAAAAGAACGCTCCAATCTTTGGCCAATTTGTCCGCCACGAAAACGTTCAAGCCCATGAAGAAACCACTGCTAAAGAAATCTTAGCCGACTTAGACCAAGTGGATGGCTTCGTGGCTGGTATTGGTACTGGTGGTACCGTAACAGGTGTCGGTAAAACCTTAAAGGCCCATGACAAAAACACTGTAGTTTGGGGTGTTGAACCAGAAGGCTCCCCACTATTAAACGAAGGTAAAGCTGGATCACACAAGATTCAAGGGATTGGGGCTAACTTCATTCCTAAGATCTTAGACCAAAATGTCCTCGACAAAGTGGACATCATCTCCAACGAAGACGCTATCCAAGGTGCTGTTCATTTAGCTCATGAATACGGTATCCTAGCTGGCTTCTCTTCAGGTGGTAACTATGTTTCCGCAAAACGTCTCGCTAAAGAACTTGGCCCTGGCAAACATGTCGTGACTGTCCTTCCAGATACAGGAGAACGTTACCTCTCTACCGGAGCATTCTCAAATGACGGAGAATAA
- the fni gene encoding type 2 isopentenyl-diphosphate Delta-isomerase, whose translation MKNRKDDHIKLADWQYAQSATDFDAIRFVHHSLPHIDADQVQLNTQLFGQEFPFPFFINAMTGGSEWTKAINEKFATVARETGLMMATGSVSQAIKDPDTADSFQIVRQSNPKGFIIANIGMNHGLAGAKQALEITDADALAIHLNTPQELAMPEGDRHFKAVKDNIQAIVEGVDRPVMVKEVGFGMSRETIEELLSLGVKTVDVSGQGGTNFIAIENERRSLKDMDYLTQWGQSTAISLLEAQSLKEQVDVIASGGVKTPLHVALSLALGAKAVGMSGQFLHLVLNHGVQETIDWVEEFKNQVRMLMVLNNSQTLSDLEKTDLIISGPVRDWCLARQIPYQDFSHRSR comes from the coding sequence ATGAAGAATCGTAAAGATGACCACATTAAGCTTGCCGATTGGCAGTATGCTCAAAGCGCTACCGATTTCGATGCCATCCGCTTTGTCCACCATTCCCTGCCCCATATTGACGCTGACCAAGTCCAACTCAATACCCAGCTCTTCGGTCAAGAATTCCCCTTTCCTTTCTTTATAAACGCCATGACTGGAGGCAGTGAATGGACCAAGGCCATTAATGAAAAATTCGCCACCGTGGCCCGGGAAACTGGCCTGATGATGGCAACGGGGTCAGTCTCCCAAGCCATAAAAGACCCCGACACAGCCGATAGTTTCCAAATTGTCCGCCAAAGCAATCCCAAGGGCTTCATTATCGCTAACATTGGCATGAATCATGGCCTAGCTGGAGCCAAACAAGCTCTAGAAATCACGGATGCCGACGCCCTTGCAATTCATTTAAATACGCCCCAGGAGCTGGCCATGCCAGAAGGCGACCGTCATTTTAAAGCCGTTAAGGATAATATCCAAGCCATTGTAGAGGGGGTTGACCGCCCTGTCATGGTCAAGGAGGTTGGCTTTGGCATGAGTCGTGAAACGATTGAAGAACTCCTCTCACTTGGTGTCAAGACGGTGGATGTCAGTGGCCAAGGAGGGACCAACTTCATCGCTATCGAGAACGAGCGCCGCAGTCTTAAAGATATGGACTATCTGACACAATGGGGGCAAAGTACCGCAATCTCCTTACTTGAAGCCCAAAGTTTAAAAGAACAAGTCGATGTCATCGCTTCTGGTGGAGTTAAAACGCCACTCCATGTGGCCCTGTCCTTAGCCTTAGGGGCTAAGGCCGTTGGGATGAGTGGGCAATTTCTCCACCTGGTCCTCAATCACGGCGTTCAAGAAACCATTGATTGGGTAGAAGAATTCAAGAACCAAGTTCGTATGCTCATGGTCTTAAACAATAGCCAAACTCTTAGCGACTTAGAAAAGACCGACTTAATTATTTCCGGACCAGTAAGAGACTGGTGCCTAGCCCGTCAGATCCCCTACCAAGACTTTAGCCACCGTTCCCGCTAA